One genomic segment of uncultured Tolumonas sp. includes these proteins:
- a CDS encoding methyl-accepting chemotaxis protein: protein MQLRSIQTKIALLGGICLLATAGSLVGYSVYSGSNTQKLIGARGSELVQKNALDAVNNLGGRYAGEIRAQFDVALDSARTMADSFAVSKMAAEQSGNLALGRDQVNAVLLNVLKQNPDFNGTYSCWEPNAIDGKDQDFTTGQNGNNTMTGRFTPYWTRSADGKIAVQPLVEYDTNDTHPNGVLKGGWYIVPRDTHKESVLGPLPYIVQGKQVWLATLSVPILADGKFYGVAGADYDLDFVQKISQKVDKELFDGKGEVGIVADNGLLVADSEHPDLIGQHFKKVMDQDWEVGFKAIQEGKSLARIDPDTGMIEVFSPIELGRTGKPWAVMIKISRDVVLAENEQLNAEMGVLATHNMLWQIGVGVVISILAMIALWLSARSLANPIRKAAELAKAIQEGDLSKRLSHSSVDEVGQLSNALDRMADSLQEQVHLAERISQGDLDVDVRLASDRDQLGLALQRMVKTLNGLISDLQSGAGLISSNADQVSGLSQDLASGATESASAITEISATITQIAAQTRQSADNANRANHLSVEAEQSAQDGNKLMDDLMVAMQEIDRSGRDITNIIKAIDEIATQTNLLALNAAIEAARAGQHGRGFAVVADEVRNLAARSAEAAKRTASLIAESSQRTVKGMELADKTATALADIVTGAAEASALVADIASAASEQASGIEQISLGIGQIDEITHQNSASSEQCSAAASELTAQASQLNQLISKFKVKRSR from the coding sequence ATGCAATTACGTTCAATTCAGACAAAAATCGCTTTGCTAGGTGGTATATGCCTGTTAGCCACGGCAGGTTCGCTGGTGGGGTATAGCGTTTATTCTGGATCAAATACACAAAAATTGATTGGTGCCAGAGGCAGTGAATTAGTCCAGAAAAATGCACTGGATGCTGTAAATAATCTGGGTGGTCGTTATGCCGGAGAAATCCGCGCGCAGTTTGATGTGGCATTAGATTCGGCCAGAACGATGGCAGACTCTTTTGCCGTTTCCAAAATGGCCGCTGAACAGAGCGGTAATCTGGCGCTGGGGCGTGACCAGGTAAATGCGGTTTTACTGAATGTCTTAAAGCAAAACCCCGATTTTAATGGTACCTACTCTTGCTGGGAACCCAATGCTATCGATGGTAAAGATCAGGATTTTACCACCGGACAAAATGGCAATAATACGATGACCGGCCGCTTTACTCCGTATTGGACCCGTAGCGCCGATGGCAAAATTGCAGTGCAACCATTGGTTGAATATGACACCAATGACACGCACCCGAATGGCGTCTTAAAAGGCGGTTGGTACATCGTACCGCGGGACACACATAAAGAAAGCGTGCTGGGGCCGTTACCCTACATAGTGCAAGGCAAACAGGTCTGGCTGGCGACATTGTCAGTGCCGATTTTGGCGGACGGTAAATTTTACGGTGTTGCTGGTGCTGACTACGATCTCGATTTTGTACAAAAAATCAGTCAAAAGGTAGATAAAGAGCTGTTTGACGGTAAAGGGGAAGTGGGCATTGTCGCCGATAATGGTTTGTTAGTCGCGGATAGTGAGCACCCCGATCTGATTGGGCAGCACTTTAAAAAAGTGATGGATCAAGACTGGGAGGTTGGTTTTAAAGCTATCCAGGAAGGCAAAAGCCTAGCCCGAATTGATCCTGATACCGGCATGATCGAGGTGTTTTCACCGATTGAGTTAGGCCGCACCGGAAAACCTTGGGCCGTGATGATCAAAATCAGCCGTGATGTCGTGCTGGCAGAAAATGAGCAACTGAATGCGGAAATGGGAGTCTTGGCGACGCATAACATGCTGTGGCAGATCGGCGTTGGTGTGGTGATTTCCATTCTGGCAATGATTGCCTTATGGCTGTCAGCCCGCTCTTTAGCGAATCCGATCCGTAAAGCGGCTGAGTTAGCTAAAGCGATCCAGGAAGGGGATCTATCAAAACGATTGTCTCATTCGTCCGTCGATGAAGTAGGTCAATTGTCTAACGCCTTAGACCGTATGGCGGATAGTTTGCAGGAACAAGTTCATCTGGCCGAACGGATCTCACAAGGCGATCTCGATGTCGATGTGCGTTTGGCCTCGGATCGTGATCAGTTAGGTTTAGCATTGCAGCGTATGGTTAAAACGTTGAATGGGTTGATCTCGGATCTGCAAAGTGGCGCCGGACTTATCAGTAGTAATGCGGATCAGGTGTCTGGGTTAAGTCAGGATTTAGCCAGTGGCGCCACGGAATCAGCCTCTGCGATCACAGAAATCAGCGCGACTATCACGCAAATTGCGGCACAGACACGGCAAAGTGCGGACAATGCTAACCGAGCCAATCATCTGTCGGTGGAAGCAGAGCAATCGGCTCAGGATGGTAACAAGTTAATGGATGATTTGATGGTAGCGATGCAGGAAATTGATCGTTCCGGCAGAGATATCACCAATATCATTAAAGCCATTGATGAAATTGCCACGCAAACCAACTTGTTGGCATTGAATGCAGCGATTGAAGCGGCGCGTGCGGGTCAACATGGCCGTGGTTTTGCGGTAGTGGCAGACGAAGTGCGTAATCTGGCAGCTCGTAGTGCGGAAGCGGCAAAACGCACCGCGTCTCTGATTGCAGAATCGAGCCAACGTACCGTCAAAGGTATGGAGCTGGCGGATAAAACCGCAACTGCGTTGGCTGATATCGTCACCGGTGCGGCGGAAGCATC